From the Macaca nemestrina isolate mMacNem1 chromosome 7, mMacNem.hap1, whole genome shotgun sequence genome, one window contains:
- the LOC105492061 gene encoding delta-like protein 4 — translation MAAASWSASGWALLLLVALWQQRAAGSGVFQLQLQEFVNERGVLASGRPCEPGCRTFFRVCLKHFQAVVSPGPCTFGSVSTPVLGTNSFAVRDDSSGGGRNPLQLPFNFTWPGTFSLIIEAWHAPGDDLRPEALPPDALISKIAIQGSLAVGQNWLLDEQTSTLTRLRYSYRVICSDNYYGDNCSRLCKKRNDHFGHYVCQPDGNLSCLPGWTGEYCQQPICLSGCHEQNGYCSKPAECLCRPGWQGRLCNECIPHNGCRHGTCSTPWQCTCDEGWGGLFCDQDLNYCTHHSPCKNGATCSNSGQRSYTCTCRPGYTGVDCELELSECDSNPCRNGGSCKDQEDGYHCLCPPGYYGLHCEHSTLSCADSPCFNGGSCRERNQGASYACECPPNFTGSNCEKKVDRCTSNPCANGGQCLNRGPSRMCRCRPGFTGTYCERHVSDCARNPCAHGGTCHDLESGLMCTCPAGFSGRRCEVRTSIDACASSPCFNRATCYTDLSTDTFVCNCPYGFVGSRCEFPVGLPPSFPWVAVSLGVGLAVLLVLLGMVAVAVRQLRLRRPDDGSREAMNNLSDFQKDNLIPAAQLKNTNQKKELEVDCGLDKSNCGKQQNHTLDYNLAPGPLGRGTMPGKFPHSDKSLGEKAPLRLHSEKPECRISAICSPRDSMYQSVCLISEERNECVIATEV, via the exons ATGGCGGCAGCGTCCTGGAGCGCCTCTGGCTGGGCGCTACTGCTGCTGGTGGCACTTTGGCAGCAG CGCGCGGCCGGCTCCGGCGTCTTCCAGCTGCAGCTGCAGGAGTTCGTCAACGAGCGCGGCGTACTGGCCAGTGGGCGGCCTTGCGAGCCCGGCTGCCGGACTTTCTTCCGCGTCTGCCTTAAGCACTTCCAGGCGGTCGTCTCGCCCGGACCCTGCACCTTTGGGAGCGTCTCCACGCCGGTATTGGGCACCAACTCCTTCGCTGTCCGGGACGACAGTAGCGGCGGGGGACGCAACCCTCTCCAACTGCCCTTCAATTTCACCTGGCCG GGTACCTTCTCACTCATCATCGAAGCTTGGCACGCACCAGGAGACGACCTGCGGCCAG AGGCCTTGCCACCAGATGCACTCATCAGCAAGATCGCCATCCAGGGCTCCCTAGCTGTGGGTCAGAACTGGTTATTGGATGAGCAAACCAGCACCCTCACAAGGCTGCGCTACTCTTACCGGGTCATCTGCAGTGACAACTACTATGGAGACAACTGCTCCCGCCTGTGCAAGAAGCGCAATGACCACTTCGGCCACTATGTGTGCCAGCCAGATGGCAACTTGTCCTGCCTGCCGGGTTGGACTGGGGAGTACTGCCAACAGC CTATCTGTCTTTCGGGCTGTCATGAACAGAATGGCTACTGCAGCAAGCCAGCAGAGTGCCT CTGCCGCCCAGGCTGGCAGGGCCGGCTGTGTAACGAATGCATCCCCCACAATGGCTGTCGCCACGGCACCTGCAGCACTCCCTGGCAATGTACTTGTGatgagggctggggaggcctgttTTGTGACCAAG ATCTCAACTACTGCACCCACCACTCCCCGTGCAAGAATGGGGCAACGTGCTCCAACAGTGGGCAGCGAAGCTACACCTGcacctgtcgcccaggctacactGGTGTGGACTGTGAGCTGGAGCTCAGCGAGTGTGACAGCAACCCCTGTCGCAATGGAGGCAGCTGTAAG GACCAGGAGGATGGCTACCACTGCCTGTGTCCCCCAGGCTACTATGGCCTGCATTGTGAACATAGCACCTTGAGCTGCGCTGACTCCCCCTGCTTCAATGGGGGCTCCTGCCGGGAGCGCAACCAGGGGGCCAGCTATGCTTGTGAATGCCCCCCCAACTTCACCGGCTCCAACTGCGAGAAGAAAGTGGACAGATGCACCAGCAACCCGTGTGCCAACG GGGGACAGTGCTTAAACCGAGGTCCAAGCCGCATGTGCCGCTGCCGTCCTGGATTCACGGGGACCTACTGTGAACGCCACGTCAGTGACTGTGCCCGTAACCCTTGCGCCCATGGTGGCACTTGCCATGACCTGGAGAGTGGGCTTATGTGCACCTGCCCTGCCGGCTTCTCTGGCCGGCGCTGTGAGGTGCGGACATCCATCGATGCCTGTGCCTCAAGTCCCTGCTTCAACAGGGCCACCTGCTACACTGACCTCTCCACAGACACCTTCGTGTGCAACTGCCCTTATGGCTTTGTGGGCAGCCGCTGCGAGTTCCCCGTGGGCTTGCCGCCCAGCTTCCCCTGGGTGGCCGTCTCCCTGGGCGTGGGGCTGGCggtgctgctggtgctgctgggcatggtggcagtggcTGTGCGGCAGCTGCGGCTTCGACGGCCAGACGACGGCAGCAGGGAGGCCATGAACAACTTGTCGGACTTCCAGAAGGACAACCTGATTCCTGCCGCCCAGCTTAAAAACACAAACCAGAAGAAGGAGCTGGAAGTGGACTGTGGCCTGGACAAGTCCAACTGTGGCAAACAGCAAAACCACACATTGGACTATAATCTGGCCCCAGGACCCCTGGGGCGGGGGACCATGCCAGGAAAGTTTCCCCACAGTGACAAGAGCTTAGGGGAGAAGGCGCCACTGCGGTTACACAG TGAAAAGCCAGAGTGTCGGATATCAGCGATATGCTCCCCCAGGGACTCCATGTACCAGTCTGTGTGTTTGATATCAGAGGAGAGGAACGAATGTGTCATTGCCACGGAG GTATAA